From Ipomoea triloba cultivar NCNSP0323 chromosome 5, ASM357664v1, the proteins below share one genomic window:
- the LOC116020017 gene encoding myosin-17-like: MASPVNISVGSHVWVEDPKLAWIDGEVIKIDGQDAHVNTTNGKKVVANISKVFPKDDEAPPGGVDDMTKLSYLHEPGVLQNLSTRYELNEIYTYTGNILIAVNPFQRLPHLYDTHMMEQYKGAAFGELSPHVFAVADVAYRAMINEGKSNSILVSGESGAGKTETTKMLMRYLAYLGGRSGVEGRTVEQQVLESNPVLEAFGNAKTVRNNNSSRFGKFVEIQFDKSGRISGAAVRTYLLERSRVCQISTPERNYHCFYLLCAAPPEEREKYKLGNPKSFHYLNQSNCYELDGVNDGEEYLATRRAMDIVGISEEEQEGIFRVVAAILHLGNIEFAKGQEIDSSVIKDEKSRFHLNTTADLLKCDAKSLEDALIKRVMVTPEEVITRTLDPEAALGSRDALAKTIYSRLFDWIVQKINISIGQDPNSKSIIGVLDIYGFESFKQNSFEQFCINFTNEKLQQHFNQHVFKMEQEEYEKEEINWSYIEFVDNQDVLDLIEKKPGGIIALLDEACMFPKSTHETFSQKLYQTFAKNKRFIKPKLSRTSFTISHYAGEVTYQADLFLDKNKDYVIAEHQDLLTAAKCTFVASLFPPLPEESSKSSKFSSIGSRFKLQLQSLMETLNSTEPHYIRCVKPNNSLKPSIFENLNVIHQLRCGGVLEAIRISCAGYPTRRTFYEFILRFGVLAPEVLAGNQDDKVASQMILDKMGLKGYQIGKNKVFLRAGQMAELDARRAEVLGNAARIIQRQIRTYITRKEFIALRKAAVQMQSCWRAMLACKLYEQLRREAAAIKIQKSFRCFVAWKSYSTLRHSAITLQTGMRAMVARDEFRFRKQTKASIKIQACFRCHRDYAYYKSLQRASLITQCGWRGRVARRELRKLKMASRETGALKEAKDKLEKKVEELTWRLQFEKRLRTELEETKAQETAKLQEALQSMQKQVEEANARVIQEQEAARKAIEEAPPVIKETPVIVQDTEKLNALIAEVENLKASLLSEKQAAEEARKACKDAEAKNVDLGSKIAEAERKVDQLQDSVQRLEEKLSNSESENQVLRQQALTMSPTGKTLSARPRTTIIPRTPDNGNIQNAEAKVSHDMSVAVASPKEPESEEKPQKSLNEKQQENQDLLIKCISQDLGFSGGKPVAACVVYKCLLHWRSFEVERTSVFDRIIQTVASSIEVADNNDVLAYWLCNTATLLMLLQQTLKASGAASLTPQRRRSSSASLFGRMSQGLRASPQSAGLSFLNGRVLGRLDDLRQVEAKYPALLFKQQLTAFLEKIYGLIRDNLKKEISPLLGLCIQAPRTSRGSLVKGRSQANAAAQQALIAHWQSIVKRLDNYLKMMKANYVPPFLVRKVFTQIFSFINVQLFNSLLLRRECCSFSNGEYVKSGLGELEQWCCYATEEYVGSAWDELKHIRQAVGFLVIHQKPKKTLHEITNELCPVLSMQQLYRISTMYWDDKYGTHSVSSEVISNMRVMMAEDSNNAVSSSFLLDDDSSIPFTVDDISKTMQQVDIADIDPPPLIRENSGFVFLHQRTG, translated from the exons GCATCACCTGTCAACATTAGTGTTGGTTCTCATGTATGGGTGGAGGATCCCAAGTTGGCATGGATAGATGGGGAagtgatcaaaattgatggtCAAGATGCACACGTTAATACTACAAATGGTAAAAAG GTTGTTGCAAATATCTCTAAGGTGTTCCCCAAGGATGATGAGGCTCCACCTGGTGGTGTCGATGATATGACTAAACTCTCCTATCTTCATGAGCCTGGAGTTCTTCAAAACCTGTCTACTAGATATGAACTAAATGAAATATAT ACATACACTggaaatatattaattgcagtGAACCCTTTCCAAAGATTACCTCATCTGTATGATACTCACATGATGGAGCAATATAAAGGAGCAGCATTTGGGGAGTTGAGTCCTCATGTATTTGCTGTTGCTGATGTTGCATACAG GGCAATGATTAATGAAGGAAAGAGCAACTCGATTTTGGTTAGTGGAGAAAGTGGTGCAGGAAAGACTGAAACCACTAAGATGCTTATGAGATACCTTGCATATCTGGGTGGTAGATCAGGAGTTGAAGGACGAACTGTAGAACAACAAGTTTTAGAA TCGAATCCTGTTCTTGAAGCATTTGGAAATGCCAAAACTGTTAGGAACAACAACTCAAG TCGTTTTGGTAAATTTGTTGAGATACAATTTGATAAGAGTGGGAGGATATCTGGTGCAGCGGTACGGACCTATCTTCTGGAGAGATCTCGTGTTTGTCAGATTTCAACTCCTGAAAGGAACTACCACTGCTTTTATCTTCTTTGTGCTGCACCACCTGAG GAAAGAGAGAAATATAAGCTAGGAAATCCTAAGTCATTCCATTATCTTAATCAATCCAACTGTTATGAGCTTGATGGAGTGAATGATGGCGAAGAATACCTTGCAACTAGAAGGGCTATGGATATAGTTGGAATTAGCGAGGAAGAACAG GAGGGAATTTTCAGGGTTGTTGCTGCAATTCTTCATCTTGGTAATATTGAATTTGCAAAAGGGCAAGAGATTGACTCCTCTGTGATTAAGGATGAAAAATCTAGGTTTCATCTTAATACCACAGCTGATTTGCTCAA GTGTGATGCCAAGAGCCTGGAAGATGCACTAATTAAACGTGTGATGGTCACACCTGAGGAAGTTATTACAAGGACTCTTGATCCAGAGGCTGCTTTGGGCAGTAGAGATGCTTTAGCTAAAACAATATATTCTCGTCTTTTTGATTG GATTGTGCAGaaaataaacatttcaattggGCAGGATCCAAACTCAAAGTCAATAATTGGAGTTCTTGATATATATGGATTTGAAAGTTTTAAACAGAATAG TTTTGAGCAGTTCTGTATCAATTTTACCAATGAAAAACTACAACAGCATTTTAATCAG CATGTATTTAAAATGGAACAAGAAGAGTATGAAAAAGAAGAGATAAACTGGAGCTACATAGAGTTTGTTGATAACCAAGATGTGCTGGATCTCATTGAGAAG AAACCTGGAGGAATCATTGCTTTACTAGATGAAGCTTG TATGTTTCCTAAATCAACCCATGAAACATTTTCTCAAAAGCTGTACCAGACTTTTGCTAAAAACAAACGCTTCATCAAACCCAAGCTTTCTCGAACCAGCTTTACAATTTCACACTATGCAGGGGAG GTGACTTACCAAGCAGATCTATTTCTGGATAAGAACAAGGATTATGTGATTGCAGAACATCAAGATCTATTAACAGCCGCGAAGTGCACCTTTGTAGCCAGTTTATTTCCTCCCCTTCCTGAAGAATCATCGAAATCCTCCAAGTTTTCTTCCATTGGGTCACGCTTTAAG CTGCAACTGCAATCTTTAATGGAAACCTTGAATTCTACTGAGCCTCACTACATCAGATGTGTGAAGCCAAATAATTCTCTCAAGCCATCTATTTTTGAGAACTTGAATGTAATCCATCAATTGCGATGTGGT GGTGTACTGGAAGCTATCAGAATTAGCTGTGCTGGTTACCCCACCAGGCGTACTTTCTATGAGTTTATTCTTCGATTTGGTGTTCTTGCTCCAGAAGTTTTAGCAGGAAA TCAAGATGACAAGGTTGCATCTCAGATGATTCTGGACAAAATGGGGTTGAAAGGCtatcag ATAGGAAAGAACAAGGTCTTTCTACGGGCTGGTCAGATGGCTGAGCTTGATGCTAGAAGAGCAGAGGTACTTGGAAATGCAGCCAGGATCATTCAAAGGCAAATTAGAACCTACATTACACGGAAGGAATTCATTGCATTGCGTAAAGCTGCAGTTCAAATGCAATCATGTTGGCGAG CAATGTTGGCTTGCAAACTGTATGAGCAATTGAGACGTGAAGCAGCTGCTATAAAGATTCAAAAGAGCTTCCGATGTTTCGTTGCTTGGAAATCATACTCCACATTACGGCATTCTGCAATTACACTGCAAACAGGCATGAGAGCAATGGTTGCTCGAGATGAATTTAGGTTCCGGAAGCAAACTAAAGCTTCAATTAAAATCCAG GCTTGTTTCCGTTGCCACAGAGATTATGCATATTACAAAAGTCTTCAGAGGGCTTCACTTATTACTCAATGTGGTTGGAGGGGACGAGTCGCTAGGAGAGAGCTTCGAAAACTTAAAATG GCTTCTAGGGAAACAGGTGCTCTCAAAGAAGCGAAAGACAAGCTTGAAAAGAAAGTGGAAGAACTGACATGGCGGTTGCAGTTTGAGAAGAGATTGAGG ACTGAATTAGAGGAGACAAAAGCACAAGAAACAGCAAAGTTACAGGAGGCATTGCAATCAATGCAAAAACAAGTAGAGGAAGCAAATGCAAGAGTTATCCAAGAACAAGAGGCGGCACGGAAGGCAATAGAAGAAGCTCCTCCTGTAATTAAGGAGACCCCGGTTATAGTCCAAGACACAGAAAAGCTGAATGCATTGATAGCTGAAGTAGAGAATTTGAAG GCTTCACTGCTCTCAGAAAAACAAGCCGCAGAAGAGGCAAGAAAAGCTTGTAAAGATGCAGAGGCAAAAAATGTAGATCTGGGGAGTAAAATTGCCGAGGCAGAGCGAAAAGTTGATCAACTTCAAGATTCTGTTCAGAG GCTTGAAGAGAAGCTTTCAAATAGTGAGTCAGAGAATCAAGTACTTCGTCAACAAGCCTTGACCATGTCGCCGACAGGGAAAACTTTATCTGCACGACCAAGAACCACTATTATTCCA AGGACTCCCGACAATGGAAATATTCAAAATGCAGAAGCAAAGGTTAGTCAT GATATGAGTGTGGCAGTAGCAAGCCCAAAGGAACCCGAGTCTGAGGAAAAGCCACAGAAGTCTCTTAATGAAAAGCAGCAG GAGAACCAGGACTTGCTGATCAAGTGCATCTCACAAGATTTGGGATTTTCTGGAGGCAAACCAGTTGCAGCTTGTGTTGTGTATAAATGCCTACTTCATTGGAGATCATTTGAAGTTGAAAGGACAAGTGTTTTTGACCGTATAATACAAACAGTAGCTTCATCCATAGAG GTTGCGGATAATAATGATGTGTTAGCCTACTGGCTGTGCAATACAGCCACACTGTTGATGTTGCTCCAACAAACACTTAAAGCCAGTGGTGCTGCTAGTTTGACTCCACAACGGCGGAGGTCATCTTCAGCTTCTTTGTTTGGGAGGATGTCTCAG GGCTTACGAGCTTCACCACAGAGTGCTGGGCTTTCCTTTCTCAATGGGCGTGTGCTTGGAAGATTGGATGATTTACGTCAAGTTGAGGCCAAATATCCTGCTTTGCTGTTCAAGCAGCAGCTCACTGCCTTCCTTGAAAAAATATATGGACTGATAAGAGATAATCTGAAGAAAGAGATCTCTCCTTTGCTTGGGTTATGTATCCAG GCACCGAGAACGTCCCGTGGAAGTTTAGTTAAAGGACGATCCCAAGCTAATGCTGCTGCTCAACAAGCTCTGATTGCTCATTGGCAAAGCATTGTAAAACGTCTAGACAACtacttgaagatgatgaaagcAAACTAT GTTCCTCCATTCTTAGTTCGAAAGGTTTTTACTCAAATATTCTCATTTATCAACGTTCAACTTTTCAACAG TCTCCTTTTGCGGCGCGAGTGCTGCTCATTCAGTAATGGGGAGTATGTAAAGTCTGGGTTGGGTGAATTGGAGCAATGGTGCTGCTATGCAACTGAAGAA TATGTAGGCTCAGCTTGGGATGAATTGAAGCATATCAGACAGGCAGTTGGATTCCTT GTAATACACCAGAAGCCCAAGAAGACCTTGCATGAAATTACAAATGAACTTTGTCCG GTGCTTAGCATGCAACAACTATATCGGATCAGTACAATGTATTGGGATGACAAATATGGTACCCATAGCGTTTCTTCTGAG GTCATATCAAATATGAGAGTTATGATGGCAGAGGACTCTAACAACGCTGTTAGCAGTTCCTTCCTGTTGGATGATGATTCAAG CATCCCCTTTACTGTGGATGACATATCTAAAACGATGCAACAAGTAGACATTGCAGACATAGATCCTCCACCATTGATTCGTGAAAACTCAGGGTTCGTGTTCTTGCATCAACGCACAGGCTGA